The Daucus carota subsp. sativus chromosome 7, DH1 v3.0, whole genome shotgun sequence genome window below encodes:
- the LOC135148034 gene encoding zinc finger CCCH domain-containing protein 67-like: MRHVNEQYGEVPPWYWNEEGDVVGRNGKAQYDKEPHCSGNAEKDSVGFNDGNFGSRHYPLRPYTEDCSLYMRTGTCMFGSICKFNHPLQRKPRAPRDTFKQKEEIYDKPRQTECKYYLSAGGCKYGKACWYSHGKGKSAVTPNSELNFIGLPIRVVKLLSFFHRIQIFVCIQSIFNQEGYSYYLIKKWTQI, from the exons ATGAGGCATGTAAATGAGCAGTATGGGGAGGTGCCTCCTTGGTATTGGAATGAAGAAGGGGATGTAGTGGGGAGAAATGGAAAGGCGCAGTATGATAAAGAACCTCACTGTTCCGGTAATGCTGAAAAGGACTCCGTGGGGTTCAATGATGGAAATTTTGGAAGTCGCCATTATCCTTTGAGGCCTTACACGGAAGATTGTTCGCTTTATATGAGGACTGGGACTTGCATGTTTGGTTCGATATGCAAATTTAATCATCCACTTCAAAGAAAGCCCCGG GCTCCCAGGGATACATTTAAGCAAAAGGAAGAAATTTATGATAAGCCTAGACAGACAGAATGCAAG TATTACTTGTCAGCGGGTGGTTGCAAATACGGAAAAGCTTGTTGGTATAGTCATGGCAAAGGAAAATCTGCAGTGACCCCAAATTCAGAGTTGAACTTTATTGGTTTGCCGATTAGAGTTGTAAAACTTCTCTCCTTTTTTCACAGAATCCAAATTTTCGTATGTATACAGTCCATATTCAACCAAGAGGGATATTCTTACTATCTGATCAAAAAGTGGACGCAGATATAG
- the LOC135148033 gene encoding lysine-specific demethylase JMJ705-like isoform X1: MVYIGMLFSWFAWHVEDLDLHSLNYLHTGDRKTWYGVPQHAAAAFEDVIRNHGYNGEMNPLLSYATLGQKTTVLSPELIVNAGIPCCRLVQNPGEFVVTFPRAYHSGFSHGFNCAEASKIATPEWLRFAREAEMRRAAINSPPLISHIQLLYDLALSFSSRGPASMETRSSGLEEKKKGEGERLVKELFLQDVKHDISLLHSLGKGSAAILFPRDFIVGNFPELRDGLFPCLACGVLCFACAAIIKPGEVDVHNLMLADFGNIGGSGVASDIAASNWWFRSAGSAKNAVLDSGLGPMGASCSSRPKDISSLALIALNYDDASDSETEAREFSPVSDLAEESFPSHVFCLQHAFEVKQKLDALGGMHMLLLCHPDYPKFLAEAKLVADELGAEQISSDISFRTATEEDKERIKSAVDSEGSNLSFSANPIPKLKRKGMDDLEPAQRSKFPRVEESTEATDQEQGRVSENLPKPPEPDVVPGNLYRTTDLASGSRKDKCIIQYKRTYKNKSKVKPIQEETPHDQGTDILEGGPSTRLRPRKLNQPPKDPEHVSHKVVAKDELKTSSNRGKSASGIQASAGSSSKKAEAKYSCEVCMMNFGSKKELGLHEKNICSVKGCGKKFASHKYLIHHQKVHREDRPLQCTWEGCTKTFKWAWARTEHIRVHTGDRPYTCAETGCGKTFRFVSDFSRHRRKTGHSG, encoded by the exons ATGGTGTATATAGGAATGTTATTTAGCTGGTTTGCGTGGCACGTGGAGGATCTTGACCTGCACAGCCTCAATTATCTGCACACCGGGGATAGGAAGACCTGGTATGGAGTGCCTCAGCATGCGGCAGCCGCTTTTGAGGATGTGATCCGTAATCACGGATATAATGGAGAGATGAATCCTCTCT TGAGTTATGCTACTCTTGGTCAAAAGACTACCGTCCTGTCTCCGGAATTAATTGTAAACGCAGGCATACCATGCTGCAG GTTGGTACAAAATCCAGGAGAATTCGTAGTCACTTTTCCAAGGGCTTACCACTCAGGATTCAGTCATG GATTCAACTGTGCAGAAGCTTCAAAGATTGCAACTCCTGAATGGTTGCGGTTTGCAAGAGAAGCTGAAATGCGCAGGGCTGCTATAAACTCTCCTCCATTAATTTCCCACATCCAATTGCTTTATGATCTTGCGCTGTCATTCTCTTCAAG AGGACCAGCGAGCATGGAAACAAGAAGTTCTGGATTagaagagaagaagaaaggTGAAGGGGAAAGGCTGGTGAAGGAGCTCTTTCTGCAAGATGTGAAGCATGATATCAGCCTGCTTCACAGTCTTGGGAAAGGATCTGCAGCTATCCTTTTTCCCCGTGATTTTATCGTTGGAAATTTTCCTGAATTGCGTGATG GACTTTTCCCATGTTTAGCTTGTGGGGTTTTATGTTTTGCTTGTGCTGCAATCATAAAACCTGGTGAAGTAGATGTTCACAATCTCATGCTAGCTGATTTTGGCAATATTGGAGGTAGTGGTGTTGCTTCTGACATTGCTGCTAGTAATTGGTGGTTTCGTTCTGCCGGATCTGCCAAGAATGCTGTGCTGGATTCTGGTTTAG GGCCGATGGGAGCTTCCTGTAGTAGTAGACCCAAGGATATATCCTCACTTGCTCTTATAGCTTTGAATTATGATGATGCTTCCGACTCTGAAACTGAAGCGAGAGAGTTTTCCCCAGTATCCGACCTTGCTGAGGAGTCCTTTCCATCACATGTCTTCTGTCTTCAGCATGCTTTTGAAGTTAAACAGAAACTGGATGCGCTTGGGGGCATGCACATGTTACTCCTTTGTCATCCAG ATTATCCCAAGTTTCTGGCTGAAGCAAAACTAGTGGCTGATGAACTGGGAGCAGAACAAATTTCGAGCGATATTTCCTTCAGGACAGCCACTGAAGAAGACAAGGAAAGAATCAAATCAGCTGTAGATAGTGAAGGGTCCAATCTTTCTTTCAGTGCCAACCCAATTCCAAAATTAAAGAGAAAGGGTATGGATGATCTTGAGCCAGCCCAAAGAAGCAAGTTTCCAAGGGTTGAAGAGTCAACCGAGGCGACAGACCAGGAACAGGGTAGAGTATCCGAAAATTTACCTAAGCCACCAGAACCTGATGTAGTGCCCGGCAATTTATATAGAACAACTGATTTGGCCTCTGGGAGTAGAAAAGACAAATGTATTATACAATACAAGAGGACTTACAAAAATAAGTCCAAGGTAAAGCCAATCCAGGAGGAGACTCCCCATGACCAGGGCACTGATATTTTGGAAGGTGGGCCGAGCACTAGACTCAGGCCAAGAAAGTTAAATCAGCCTCCAAAGGACCCGGAACATGTTTCACACAAAGTTGTAGCAAAAGATGAACTGAAGACATCCAGTAACAGAGGAAAATCGGCTTCTGGAATTCAAGCATCAGCTGGTAGCAGCTCCAAAAAAGCAGAGGCAAAGTATTCATGTGAAGTATGCATGATGAACTTTGGCTCCAAAAAAGAGCTGGGGCTCCATGAAAAAAATATCTGCTCGGTCAAGGGGTGCGGAAAGAAGTTTGCGTCGCACAAATATCTGATCCACCATCAGAAGGTGCATCGTGAGGACCGCCCCCTACAATGCACTTGGGAAGGCTGCACCAAGACGTTTAAATGGGCTTGGGCTCGGACGGAACATATCAGAGTTCATACAGGTGACCGTCCATATACCTGTGCTGAGACTGGCTGTGGCAAAACATTTCGCTTTGTGTCAGATTTCAGTCGCCACAGGAGGAAGACCGGACACTCAGGGTAG
- the LOC135148033 gene encoding lysine-specific demethylase REF6-like isoform X2, whose product MVYIGMLFSWFAWHVEDLDLHSLNYLHTGDRKTWYGVPQHAAAAFEDVIRNHGYNGEMNPLLSYATLGQKTTVLSPELIVNAGIPCCRLVQNPGEFVVTFPRAYHSGFSHEASKIATPEWLRFAREAEMRRAAINSPPLISHIQLLYDLALSFSSRGPASMETRSSGLEEKKKGEGERLVKELFLQDVKHDISLLHSLGKGSAAILFPRDFIVGNFPELRDGLFPCLACGVLCFACAAIIKPGEVDVHNLMLADFGNIGGSGVASDIAASNWWFRSAGSAKNAVLDSGLGPMGASCSSRPKDISSLALIALNYDDASDSETEAREFSPVSDLAEESFPSHVFCLQHAFEVKQKLDALGGMHMLLLCHPDYPKFLAEAKLVADELGAEQISSDISFRTATEEDKERIKSAVDSEGSNLSFSANPIPKLKRKGMDDLEPAQRSKFPRVEESTEATDQEQGRVSENLPKPPEPDVVPGNLYRTTDLASGSRKDKCIIQYKRTYKNKSKVKPIQEETPHDQGTDILEGGPSTRLRPRKLNQPPKDPEHVSHKVVAKDELKTSSNRGKSASGIQASAGSSSKKAEAKYSCEVCMMNFGSKKELGLHEKNICSVKGCGKKFASHKYLIHHQKVHREDRPLQCTWEGCTKTFKWAWARTEHIRVHTGDRPYTCAETGCGKTFRFVSDFSRHRRKTGHSG is encoded by the exons ATGGTGTATATAGGAATGTTATTTAGCTGGTTTGCGTGGCACGTGGAGGATCTTGACCTGCACAGCCTCAATTATCTGCACACCGGGGATAGGAAGACCTGGTATGGAGTGCCTCAGCATGCGGCAGCCGCTTTTGAGGATGTGATCCGTAATCACGGATATAATGGAGAGATGAATCCTCTCT TGAGTTATGCTACTCTTGGTCAAAAGACTACCGTCCTGTCTCCGGAATTAATTGTAAACGCAGGCATACCATGCTGCAG GTTGGTACAAAATCCAGGAGAATTCGTAGTCACTTTTCCAAGGGCTTACCACTCAGGATTCAGTCATG AAGCTTCAAAGATTGCAACTCCTGAATGGTTGCGGTTTGCAAGAGAAGCTGAAATGCGCAGGGCTGCTATAAACTCTCCTCCATTAATTTCCCACATCCAATTGCTTTATGATCTTGCGCTGTCATTCTCTTCAAG AGGACCAGCGAGCATGGAAACAAGAAGTTCTGGATTagaagagaagaagaaaggTGAAGGGGAAAGGCTGGTGAAGGAGCTCTTTCTGCAAGATGTGAAGCATGATATCAGCCTGCTTCACAGTCTTGGGAAAGGATCTGCAGCTATCCTTTTTCCCCGTGATTTTATCGTTGGAAATTTTCCTGAATTGCGTGATG GACTTTTCCCATGTTTAGCTTGTGGGGTTTTATGTTTTGCTTGTGCTGCAATCATAAAACCTGGTGAAGTAGATGTTCACAATCTCATGCTAGCTGATTTTGGCAATATTGGAGGTAGTGGTGTTGCTTCTGACATTGCTGCTAGTAATTGGTGGTTTCGTTCTGCCGGATCTGCCAAGAATGCTGTGCTGGATTCTGGTTTAG GGCCGATGGGAGCTTCCTGTAGTAGTAGACCCAAGGATATATCCTCACTTGCTCTTATAGCTTTGAATTATGATGATGCTTCCGACTCTGAAACTGAAGCGAGAGAGTTTTCCCCAGTATCCGACCTTGCTGAGGAGTCCTTTCCATCACATGTCTTCTGTCTTCAGCATGCTTTTGAAGTTAAACAGAAACTGGATGCGCTTGGGGGCATGCACATGTTACTCCTTTGTCATCCAG ATTATCCCAAGTTTCTGGCTGAAGCAAAACTAGTGGCTGATGAACTGGGAGCAGAACAAATTTCGAGCGATATTTCCTTCAGGACAGCCACTGAAGAAGACAAGGAAAGAATCAAATCAGCTGTAGATAGTGAAGGGTCCAATCTTTCTTTCAGTGCCAACCCAATTCCAAAATTAAAGAGAAAGGGTATGGATGATCTTGAGCCAGCCCAAAGAAGCAAGTTTCCAAGGGTTGAAGAGTCAACCGAGGCGACAGACCAGGAACAGGGTAGAGTATCCGAAAATTTACCTAAGCCACCAGAACCTGATGTAGTGCCCGGCAATTTATATAGAACAACTGATTTGGCCTCTGGGAGTAGAAAAGACAAATGTATTATACAATACAAGAGGACTTACAAAAATAAGTCCAAGGTAAAGCCAATCCAGGAGGAGACTCCCCATGACCAGGGCACTGATATTTTGGAAGGTGGGCCGAGCACTAGACTCAGGCCAAGAAAGTTAAATCAGCCTCCAAAGGACCCGGAACATGTTTCACACAAAGTTGTAGCAAAAGATGAACTGAAGACATCCAGTAACAGAGGAAAATCGGCTTCTGGAATTCAAGCATCAGCTGGTAGCAGCTCCAAAAAAGCAGAGGCAAAGTATTCATGTGAAGTATGCATGATGAACTTTGGCTCCAAAAAAGAGCTGGGGCTCCATGAAAAAAATATCTGCTCGGTCAAGGGGTGCGGAAAGAAGTTTGCGTCGCACAAATATCTGATCCACCATCAGAAGGTGCATCGTGAGGACCGCCCCCTACAATGCACTTGGGAAGGCTGCACCAAGACGTTTAAATGGGCTTGGGCTCGGACGGAACATATCAGAGTTCATACAGGTGACCGTCCATATACCTGTGCTGAGACTGGCTGTGGCAAAACATTTCGCTTTGTGTCAGATTTCAGTCGCCACAGGAGGAAGACCGGACACTCAGGGTAG
- the LOC135148033 gene encoding lysine-specific demethylase JMJ705-like isoform X3 yields MVYIGMLFSWFAWHVEDLDLHSLNYLHTGDRKTWYGVPQHAAAAFEDVIRNHGYNGEMNPLLSYATLGQKTTVLSPELIVNAGIPCCRLVQNPGEFVVTFPRAYHSGFSHGFNCAEASKIATPEWLRFAREAEMRRAAINSPPLISHIQLLYDLALSFSSRGPASMETRSSGLEEKKKGEGERLVKELFLQDVKHDISLLHSLGKGSAAILFPRDFIVGNFPELRDGLFPCLACGVLCFACAAIIKPGEVDVHNLMLADFGNIGGSGVASDIAASNWWFRSAGSAKNAVLDSGLGPMGASCSSRPKDISSLALIALNYDDASDSETEAREFSPVSDLAEESFPSHVFCLQHAFEVKQKLDALGGMHMLLLCHPGLMRYSCEYDYGSLKFLQ; encoded by the exons ATGGTGTATATAGGAATGTTATTTAGCTGGTTTGCGTGGCACGTGGAGGATCTTGACCTGCACAGCCTCAATTATCTGCACACCGGGGATAGGAAGACCTGGTATGGAGTGCCTCAGCATGCGGCAGCCGCTTTTGAGGATGTGATCCGTAATCACGGATATAATGGAGAGATGAATCCTCTCT TGAGTTATGCTACTCTTGGTCAAAAGACTACCGTCCTGTCTCCGGAATTAATTGTAAACGCAGGCATACCATGCTGCAG GTTGGTACAAAATCCAGGAGAATTCGTAGTCACTTTTCCAAGGGCTTACCACTCAGGATTCAGTCATG GATTCAACTGTGCAGAAGCTTCAAAGATTGCAACTCCTGAATGGTTGCGGTTTGCAAGAGAAGCTGAAATGCGCAGGGCTGCTATAAACTCTCCTCCATTAATTTCCCACATCCAATTGCTTTATGATCTTGCGCTGTCATTCTCTTCAAG AGGACCAGCGAGCATGGAAACAAGAAGTTCTGGATTagaagagaagaagaaaggTGAAGGGGAAAGGCTGGTGAAGGAGCTCTTTCTGCAAGATGTGAAGCATGATATCAGCCTGCTTCACAGTCTTGGGAAAGGATCTGCAGCTATCCTTTTTCCCCGTGATTTTATCGTTGGAAATTTTCCTGAATTGCGTGATG GACTTTTCCCATGTTTAGCTTGTGGGGTTTTATGTTTTGCTTGTGCTGCAATCATAAAACCTGGTGAAGTAGATGTTCACAATCTCATGCTAGCTGATTTTGGCAATATTGGAGGTAGTGGTGTTGCTTCTGACATTGCTGCTAGTAATTGGTGGTTTCGTTCTGCCGGATCTGCCAAGAATGCTGTGCTGGATTCTGGTTTAG GGCCGATGGGAGCTTCCTGTAGTAGTAGACCCAAGGATATATCCTCACTTGCTCTTATAGCTTTGAATTATGATGATGCTTCCGACTCTGAAACTGAAGCGAGAGAGTTTTCCCCAGTATCCGACCTTGCTGAGGAGTCCTTTCCATCACATGTCTTCTGTCTTCAGCATGCTTTTGAAGTTAAACAGAAACTGGATGCGCTTGGGGGCATGCACATGTTACTCCTTTGTCATCCAG GTCTGATGAGATATTCTTGTGAGTATGATTATGGATCTTTAAAGTTTCTACAATGA